The Halostella litorea region AAACACGGCGCTATCGCGCCGCGTTTCGCTTGACTCGGCAAAAGCTCGACCAAAATCACAGCGTCACCACCTCGGGGCGGCATCGCCGCCCCTCGATGGTTCCTCGGACCGCTCGCTCGTTCGCGCCGCTCACTCGCTCGCGGATGCTGTGATCGCGGACAGCCTGCCCTTCCCCGGGTCGGCGGATGGAACCGCCTCCCGGCCGGACGTCAGTCGTCGGTCCCGCCGCCGCCGCGCGCCCCATCACCGAATTATAAACCGGTCCACCATGACAGGGTTCGTATGGAACGCGTAGCGATCATCGGCGCGTCGATGACCCAGTTCGGGCAGCGCGACGCCTGGGTCCGCGAGCTGCTCGCGGAGGCGGGCGAAGCCTGCCTGGACGACGCCGGGGTCTCCGGCGACGACCTGGACCACCTGTACGTGTCGAACATGGCGAGCGGGGAGTTCGAGGGCCAGACCGGCGTCCCGAACGCGCTCGCCCACGACCTCGGTGCGATGCCGGCGTACACGCAGCGCGTCGACCAGACGAGTTCGAGCGGCGGCGCGGGCACCTACGCCGCCTGGCAGTCCGTCGCCAGCGGGGCCAGCGACCTCACGATGCTCGTCGGCGGCGAGAAGATGACCCACCGGACGACGCCGGAGGCGACCGACGTGATCGCGTCGCTGACCCACCCCGTCGAGTACAAGCACGGCGTCACGCTCCCGAGCTTCGCGGGGCTGACCGCGCGGCACTACCTGGAGAAGTACGACGCCCCCCGCGAGAGCCTCGGGAAGGTCGCCGTCAAGAACCACGCGAACGGCGTCGACAACCCCCACGCCCAGTTCCGGAAGGAGGTGGACCTGGAGACGGTGCTCGACTCGCCCATCGTCGCCGACCCGCTCCGGCTGTACGACTTCTGCCCCATCACGGACGGGAGCGCCGCACTTCTGCTCTGCCCCGAGTCGGAGGCCGAGCAGTACGTCGACGACTACTCCGTGATCACCGGCATCGCCGGCGCGACGGACACCCACGTCGTCCACGAGCGCGACGACCCGACGACGATGGGCGGCGTCGTCGAGAGCGGCGAGCAGGCCTACGAGATGGCCGGGCTCGGCCCGGACGACGTGGACGTGGCGGAGCTGCACGACATGTTCACCATCCTCGAGTTCCTCCAGATGGAGGGGCTCGGCTTCGCGGAGCCCGGCGAGGCGTGGCAGGCGGTCGAGGACGGCCGCACCGAGCGCGACGGCGAACTGCCGATCAACACCTCGGGCGGCCTGAAGTCGAAGGGCCACCCGCTCGGCGCGAGCGGCGTCGCACAGGCGTACGAGATACACAAACAGGTCACCGGCGACGCCGGCCCGCGGCAGGTCGACGCGGAGGTCGGCCTCGCGTGCAACGTCGGCGGCTTCGGCAACTGCGTGACCACCACCATCCTGGAGGAACCATGAGCTTCGACGCACACCGATGTCCGAACGGCCACGTCACGTACCCGGGCCACACCGTCTGTCCGGAGTGTGGCGAGGAACAGACCGAAACGGTCGACCTCTCGGACGAAACCGGCGAGGTCGTCACCTGGACGAAAAGCACCGCGACGCCGCCCGGCGTCCGCGAGCCGAA contains the following coding sequences:
- a CDS encoding thiolase family protein, with protein sequence MERVAIIGASMTQFGQRDAWVRELLAEAGEACLDDAGVSGDDLDHLYVSNMASGEFEGQTGVPNALAHDLGAMPAYTQRVDQTSSSGGAGTYAAWQSVASGASDLTMLVGGEKMTHRTTPEATDVIASLTHPVEYKHGVTLPSFAGLTARHYLEKYDAPRESLGKVAVKNHANGVDNPHAQFRKEVDLETVLDSPIVADPLRLYDFCPITDGSAALLLCPESEAEQYVDDYSVITGIAGATDTHVVHERDDPTTMGGVVESGEQAYEMAGLGPDDVDVAELHDMFTILEFLQMEGLGFAEPGEAWQAVEDGRTERDGELPINTSGGLKSKGHPLGASGVAQAYEIHKQVTGDAGPRQVDAEVGLACNVGGFGNCVTTTILEEP